From a single Psychromonas sp. psych-6C06 genomic region:
- the panM gene encoding aspartate 1-decarboxylase autocleavage activator PanM: protein MRLSVFTPQSSQQLFIDLQKLYKGYLSDSQLTTQGLQDLIETPDKLFFITLFNARHLGAVQVTIDKHTATLSLLCIRDITRRRGVGKNLLREVEKQLANDGVKEVQLLLSEISTPEQQGMQLFMQSCGYQLDAQLLVKSL, encoded by the coding sequence ATGCGTTTATCTGTTTTTACTCCCCAAAGCTCACAGCAACTATTTATTGACCTACAAAAGCTATATAAAGGTTACTTAAGTGACTCGCAGCTAACAACTCAGGGATTGCAAGATCTAATAGAAACACCAGATAAACTATTTTTTATTACCCTGTTTAATGCACGTCACCTAGGCGCAGTTCAAGTGACAATTGATAAACACACGGCAACGCTTAGCTTATTATGCATTAGAGATATTACCCGCAGACGTGGTGTTGGAAAAAATTTATTACGTGAAGTTGAGAAACAACTTGCCAATGACGGTGTTAAAGAAGTGCAACTGTTATTATCTGAAATATCTACACCGGAGCAACAAGGTATGCAATTATTTATGCAATCCTGTGGTTACCAACTAGATGCTCAACTACTTGTTAAGTCGCTATAA
- the polA gene encoding DNA polymerase I, which yields MPTIPENPFVLVDGSSYLYRAFFSPPHLTNSAGEATGAVYGVVNMLKSLMRQFNPSHIVVVFDAKGKTFRDDMYSDYKANRPSMPDDLRIQIEPLHAVIKAMGLPILTVDGVEADDVIGTLAQQASAKGIKTLISTGDKDMAQLVDDNTLLINTMTDTVMDVQGVNEKFGIPPELIIDYLALMGDKVDNIPGVPGVGEKTALAMLQGIGSMDTIYQNLDKLAPLGFRGSKTMAKKMADNEAMARLSYQLATIKLDVELSVSYDDFKHREQDKDELIKLFGKLEFRRWLSALLDGTSSTQSASQSAKNGSVDGDKVAPANKALIDRSRYKTIYTQGQLIQLIKKLESSELFAFDTETTSLDYMQAEVVGLSFAIQTNAGDEGEPEIEAVYLPLAHDYIDAPQQLDFNDTFAKLKPLLEDENQKKVGQNLKYDRSVLLNHGIELKGIQFDTMLESYIVDSTGKHDMDTLALKYLDHKCISFEEIAGKGKKQLTFNQISIKEAAPYAAEDADITLRLHLELYSRLKDSESLLTLFNEIELPLLSVLSDVERGGVEIDSELLAVQSTEIAKRLSEIEELAYQEAGKPFNLSSPKQLQTILFEELNLPVVKKTPKGAPSTAEEVLVELAQTYPLPKLIIEHRGLSKLKSTYTDKLPKMVNEKTGRVHTSYHQAVTVTGRLSSSDPNLQNIPIRSTEGRRIRQAFIAPAGYKIVAADYSQIELRIMAHLSQDKGLLDAFSHGVDIHKATAAEVFSVSLDEVSVDQRRSAKAINFGLIYGMSAFGLAKQLNIGRQEAQQYMDRYFNRYPGVLTYMEETRTTAKEQGYVETILGRRLQLPNINSRNGMLKKASERAAINAPMQGTAADIIKKAMIDVASWVKQQPQGTVQLLMQVHDELVFSIKEECVEGYTQQIQSIMANAAQLDVPLIADADMGNNWDEAH from the coding sequence ATGCCGACTATTCCTGAAAATCCCTTTGTACTTGTTGATGGCTCTTCTTATCTTTACCGAGCATTTTTCTCTCCTCCACATTTAACGAATTCAGCCGGTGAAGCAACGGGGGCTGTATATGGTGTGGTCAACATGCTTAAGAGTTTAATGCGTCAGTTTAATCCCTCGCACATTGTGGTGGTATTTGACGCAAAGGGAAAAACATTTCGCGATGATATGTATAGCGACTATAAAGCAAATCGGCCAAGTATGCCTGATGACTTACGTATCCAGATTGAGCCATTACATGCGGTTATTAAAGCGATGGGGTTACCTATTCTGACCGTTGATGGTGTCGAAGCCGATGACGTTATTGGTACGTTAGCGCAACAAGCTAGTGCAAAGGGAATTAAAACCCTGATTAGTACTGGCGATAAAGACATGGCGCAGTTAGTAGATGATAATACACTACTAATCAATACCATGACTGATACAGTGATGGATGTTCAAGGTGTTAACGAAAAATTTGGTATTCCACCAGAGTTGATAATTGATTACTTGGCATTAATGGGTGACAAAGTTGATAACATTCCTGGAGTTCCTGGCGTAGGTGAAAAAACAGCATTGGCTATGTTGCAGGGTATAGGCTCTATGGACACCATCTATCAAAACTTAGATAAACTAGCCCCACTCGGCTTTCGTGGTAGTAAAACCATGGCTAAGAAAATGGCAGATAATGAAGCGATGGCGCGCTTGTCCTATCAATTAGCCACAATCAAGTTAGACGTGGAATTGTCCGTTAGTTACGATGATTTCAAACATCGTGAGCAGGATAAAGATGAGCTGATTAAGCTCTTTGGTAAATTAGAGTTTAGACGCTGGCTATCAGCACTGCTTGATGGCACGAGTTCGACGCAGAGTGCTTCACAAAGTGCAAAAAATGGCAGTGTCGATGGCGATAAGGTTGCTCCTGCAAATAAAGCTCTGATAGATCGCTCTCGCTATAAAACCATTTATACACAAGGCCAGTTAATACAATTAATCAAAAAACTAGAAAGCAGTGAATTATTCGCTTTTGATACAGAAACAACAAGTTTAGATTACATGCAAGCTGAGGTTGTCGGTCTCTCATTTGCAATTCAAACCAATGCAGGGGATGAAGGCGAACCTGAAATAGAAGCAGTATACTTACCCTTAGCTCACGATTATATCGATGCCCCACAACAGCTAGATTTCAACGATACCTTCGCTAAGTTAAAGCCGCTTCTAGAAGATGAAAATCAGAAAAAGGTCGGACAAAACTTAAAATATGATCGTAGTGTATTGTTAAACCATGGTATAGAACTCAAAGGAATTCAGTTTGATACCATGCTTGAGTCTTATATCGTTGATAGCACCGGTAAGCATGATATGGATACTCTGGCCCTGAAATACCTAGACCATAAATGTATTTCATTTGAAGAGATTGCTGGTAAAGGTAAAAAACAGCTGACCTTTAATCAAATTAGTATTAAAGAGGCAGCACCCTATGCAGCGGAAGATGCAGATATTACTTTACGTTTACACCTTGAGTTATATAGCCGCCTTAAGGATTCAGAGTCACTATTGACGCTATTTAATGAAATTGAATTGCCTTTACTGAGCGTCTTGTCTGATGTTGAGCGAGGCGGTGTTGAGATAGACAGCGAACTGTTAGCTGTGCAAAGTACTGAGATTGCAAAACGTTTATCAGAGATTGAAGAGCTTGCTTACCAAGAAGCGGGGAAACCTTTCAATTTAAGCTCTCCTAAACAGTTACAAACCATTCTGTTTGAAGAGTTAAATTTACCTGTTGTTAAGAAAACCCCTAAAGGTGCCCCCTCGACTGCGGAAGAGGTATTAGTAGAGTTAGCGCAGACTTATCCGCTACCTAAGCTTATTATTGAGCACCGTGGTTTAAGTAAATTGAAATCGACCTATACTGATAAATTGCCAAAAATGGTGAATGAAAAAACAGGACGCGTTCATACTTCTTATCATCAAGCGGTTACTGTGACAGGGCGTTTATCATCAAGCGATCCAAATCTTCAAAATATTCCTATCAGAAGTACAGAAGGTCGTCGAATCCGACAAGCGTTTATTGCACCAGCAGGGTATAAAATTGTCGCTGCCGATTACAGTCAAATCGAATTGCGTATTATGGCCCACTTGTCTCAGGACAAAGGCTTATTAGATGCTTTCTCACATGGTGTCGATATCCATAAAGCGACTGCAGCTGAAGTTTTTTCAGTGAGCTTAGATGAAGTGAGTGTGGATCAACGCCGTAGTGCGAAAGCGATTAACTTTGGACTTATCTATGGTATGAGTGCTTTTGGTTTGGCGAAGCAGTTAAATATTGGTCGTCAAGAAGCACAGCAATACATGGATAGATACTTCAACCGTTATCCTGGTGTATTAACCTATATGGAAGAGACACGTACAACTGCCAAAGAGCAGGGATATGTAGAAACTATCCTTGGGCGTCGCTTACAGTTACCAAATATAAACTCACGTAATGGCATGCTTAAAAAAGCATCTGAGCGAGCTGCTATCAATGCTCCAATGCAGGGGACGGCTGCCGATATCATTAAGAAAGCGATGATTGATGTGGCTAGCTGGGTTAAACAACAACCACAAGGTACTGTACAACTATTAATGCAAGTACATGATGAATTAGTCTTTAGTATTAAAGAGGAGTGTGTTGAAGGCTACACCCAACAAATCCAATCAATTATGGCCAATGCAGCGCAACTTGATGTTCCGTTGATTGCAGATGCAGACATGGGTAATAACTGGGATGAAGCACATTAA
- a CDS encoding divergent polysaccharide deacetylase family protein has translation MAQRLTSFLILLTFVLQAPHSFAKQPVNIAIVIDDIGNSAHDLLALSLPPAITLSILPYTPHAKKIARLAIAQERELLLHVPMQAKQHNDKLGQGALMLDMQERAFKAQLRKALDYLPDVTGINNHMGSTLTEHVKQMQWTMDVLNKQGVYFLDSRTTANTIAESTARISGTPALRRHVFLDNIKTDVAMEKQFSQAVTLGQQGNAVVIIAHPYPETIRFLSNKFKQKNKQIQLVSLQTLLPERDRLAMAKKRNEFRQANNVVINDADHPKDKQLQ, from the coding sequence ATGGCACAGCGACTGACAAGCTTTCTCATACTCTTGACCTTTGTTTTGCAAGCGCCACATAGCTTTGCAAAACAACCGGTGAACATAGCCATTGTTATTGATGATATTGGTAATAGTGCACACGACTTACTCGCACTTAGCCTTCCACCAGCAATCACATTATCTATTCTACCCTACACGCCACACGCAAAAAAAATAGCACGTTTAGCCATCGCGCAGGAGCGTGAGTTACTATTACATGTTCCTATGCAAGCAAAACAACATAACGATAAATTAGGCCAAGGTGCATTAATGCTTGATATGCAAGAGCGTGCCTTTAAAGCTCAACTGCGCAAAGCGCTGGATTACCTTCCTGATGTAACTGGTATTAATAACCATATGGGTAGCACATTAACAGAGCATGTTAAACAGATGCAATGGACAATGGACGTACTCAATAAGCAAGGAGTTTACTTTTTAGATAGTCGCACGACTGCAAACACAATCGCTGAAAGTACGGCTAGAATATCAGGAACTCCAGCATTAAGAAGGCATGTATTCTTAGATAACATTAAAACGGATGTTGCGATGGAAAAGCAATTTTCACAGGCAGTTACGCTGGGTCAACAGGGCAATGCAGTGGTTATTATTGCACACCCTTATCCAGAAACCATCCGTTTTCTGAGTAATAAGTTCAAACAAAAAAATAAGCAAATACAATTAGTGTCATTGCAAACACTATTACCAGAGCGTGATCGCTTGGCAATGGCAAAAAAGCGTAACGAGTTTCGTCAAGCTAATAATGTCGTCATTAACGATGCCGATCACCCTAAAGACAAACAACTTCAATAA
- the dusA gene encoding tRNA dihydrouridine(20/20a) synthase DusA: MTQTNVNYPSNRFSIAPMLDWTDRHCRHFHRVMSKNTLLYTEMVTTGAILYGKGDYLQKGDSEHPVCLQLGGFATADLAQSALAGKERGYDEINLNVGCPSDRVQNGRFGACLMAEGDLVGDAIKAMQEATDLPVSVKTRIGIDELDSYEFLCDFIEKVHNKGCNTFIVHARKAWLSGLSPKQNRDVPPLDYQRVYQLKKDFPDLTIAINGGIKTLKECETHLQHLDGVMLGREVYANPYILSTVDQSLFACDKPILTRFEVLEQMYPYIEQQLASGSYLNHIARHMLGLFQGLPGARAWRRHLSENGHIPGAGIETMQKAASFVTED; encoded by the coding sequence ATGACTCAAACTAATGTAAATTACCCCTCAAACCGCTTTTCTATTGCCCCCATGTTGGATTGGACTGATAGACATTGTCGCCACTTCCACCGTGTGATGAGTAAGAATACCCTGTTATATACAGAGATGGTGACGACTGGTGCTATTTTATATGGCAAGGGAGATTATTTGCAGAAAGGGGATAGTGAGCACCCAGTATGTTTGCAACTGGGTGGTTTTGCAACGGCTGATCTTGCACAATCGGCGTTAGCAGGTAAGGAGCGTGGTTATGATGAGATCAATTTAAATGTAGGTTGTCCCTCTGACCGTGTGCAGAATGGGCGTTTTGGCGCCTGCTTAATGGCTGAAGGTGATCTTGTTGGTGATGCTATTAAAGCGATGCAAGAAGCAACTGATTTACCTGTTTCAGTAAAAACGCGCATCGGTATTGATGAACTGGATTCCTATGAGTTTCTCTGTGATTTTATTGAAAAAGTACATAATAAGGGCTGTAATACTTTTATCGTTCATGCCCGTAAAGCTTGGTTAAGCGGACTTAGTCCTAAACAAAATCGTGATGTACCTCCTCTTGATTATCAGCGTGTATACCAGCTAAAAAAAGATTTTCCAGATTTAACAATTGCCATTAATGGTGGAATAAAAACCTTAAAAGAATGTGAAACACATCTACAACATTTAGATGGTGTGATGTTAGGACGTGAGGTTTATGCTAATCCCTATATACTAAGTACAGTTGATCAAAGCTTATTTGCTTGTGATAAACCAATATTGACTCGCTTTGAGGTATTAGAGCAGATGTATCCTTATATTGAGCAACAGTTAGCGAGTGGATCATATTTGAACCATATTGCTCGACATATGCTAGGGTTATTTCAAGGATTACCGGGTGCGCGAGCATGGCGTCGTCACCTCAGTGAAAATGGACATATACCCGGAGCTGGTATCGAAACAATGCAGAAAGCAGCTTCGTTTGTAACTGAAGACTAA
- a CDS encoding DUF4136 domain-containing protein, with product MKKTLLALSMVATIFITAGCSSTAEDADQARKATRMTVVSSAKPADVLPAFKTFTWNEDYNHVLSAVSHESRADIKQYLRAEIIQYLNTKGYVYQPDPIQADVVIGFLFALEDDLADQKIQDKFGLLPGVSNSGITDKRYAKGTFLVAVLDNKATMTYWRSAMQGFVNLEQDRKDESTDHIQAVLDMMMGGFPQAGR from the coding sequence ATGAAAAAAACGCTTTTAGCGTTGAGCATGGTGGCAACAATTTTTATAACTGCTGGATGTAGCTCAACGGCAGAAGATGCAGATCAGGCACGTAAAGCAACTCGCATGACCGTTGTTAGTAGTGCAAAACCTGCTGATGTTTTACCGGCTTTTAAGACCTTTACTTGGAATGAAGATTACAATCATGTTTTATCTGCTGTTAGTCATGAAAGCAGAGCGGATATTAAGCAATATTTACGTGCAGAAATCATTCAATATCTAAATACAAAAGGGTATGTCTATCAGCCCGATCCAATACAAGCAGATGTTGTAATTGGTTTTCTTTTTGCATTAGAAGATGATTTAGCAGATCAAAAAATTCAAGATAAATTTGGTTTGTTGCCTGGTGTAAGTAATAGTGGAATAACAGATAAACGCTATGCAAAAGGTACATTCTTAGTCGCGGTATTAGACAATAAAGCAACCATGACTTATTGGCGCTCTGCAATGCAGGGGTTTGTTAACCTTGAGCAAGACAGAAAAGATGAAAGCACGGATCATATTCAAGCCGTATTAGATATGATGATGGGAGGCTTTCCGCAAGCAGGGCGCTAG
- a CDS encoding chemotaxis protein CheX, which yields MNAEFVNPFLSSFINVLQTMAQIEVKPGKPSLKKDAIARGDVSGLIGMVGPTAKGSFSISFDKPLALNVFRLMVGEEIEDISDDITDMVGEITNMVAGGAKRQLGEKGFEFSMATPIVVSGPSHTIKHQVDGSKVLMPFTSEHGSAFIEICFNQ from the coding sequence ATGAACGCAGAATTCGTAAATCCTTTTTTGTCATCTTTTATCAATGTATTACAAACCATGGCACAAATTGAAGTTAAGCCAGGAAAACCAAGCCTTAAAAAAGATGCCATTGCACGTGGTGATGTTTCTGGTTTGATTGGCATGGTAGGGCCGACTGCTAAAGGGTCTTTTTCTATTAGCTTTGATAAGCCACTCGCACTAAATGTTTTTCGTTTAATGGTAGGTGAAGAGATAGAAGATATTTCTGATGATATTACTGATATGGTCGGTGAAATTACTAATATGGTCGCAGGTGGTGCTAAGCGTCAGTTAGGAGAAAAAGGCTTTGAATTTAGTATGGCAACTCCAATTGTCGTCTCAGGCCCTTCTCATACGATCAAACATCAAGTTGATGGTTCTAAAGTATTAATGCCATTTACCTCAGAGCACGGCAGCGCTTTTATTGAGATATGCTTTAACCAATAA
- a CDS encoding peptidoglycan DD-metalloendopeptidase family protein: MNSKTIIQRTYKKDRFNAILLNSLFLFSLAFLTLPTPVVAQNLSTLQKQIKESKSSKKEQTKLQQQLESQIAQSEQETAAASFKLQQTEEAIALEKKRLRDLKAETEQLNIDKVKQQKLLEQQLISAYMAGQNDLVKLLLNQEDLSKIIRAKSYYHYLNKARLESIEQLQATQERIESNKNEQTDSLASLQRMRDEQVENNQKLAEERDKRTKALRELKQDINYQSVRLAQLGDAEKKLKKQLKKQREARAEKELAAAKAKATKQMTPKSEDKSHSKIATLKGQLKWPIRGKVLASFGSQRSDQVKWKGISIAANEGEKVRAVATGRVLFAGYFKGYGMVIALDHSDDYITLYGYNQALLQETGDIVFQGDAIALAGHSGGQDKNSLYFELSHKGKAQDPMSWLEPRRR; this comes from the coding sequence ATGAATAGCAAAACCATTATCCAACGCACTTACAAAAAAGATCGTTTTAACGCTATCTTACTGAATAGCCTTTTCTTATTTTCCCTTGCTTTTTTAACTCTCCCTACACCTGTAGTGGCACAAAATCTCAGCACGTTACAAAAACAGATAAAAGAAAGTAAGAGCAGTAAAAAAGAACAAACTAAATTGCAGCAACAATTAGAAAGCCAAATTGCTCAGTCAGAACAAGAAACAGCAGCAGCCAGCTTTAAACTTCAACAAACAGAAGAAGCGATTGCACTTGAGAAAAAACGTCTCCGTGATTTAAAAGCTGAAACAGAACAGTTAAATATTGACAAAGTTAAACAACAAAAATTATTGGAACAACAATTAATTAGTGCCTACATGGCAGGACAGAATGACCTTGTAAAACTGCTACTTAATCAAGAAGACCTCAGTAAAATTATTCGTGCTAAAAGCTATTACCACTATTTGAATAAAGCGCGTTTAGAAAGCATTGAACAATTACAGGCAACACAAGAGCGTATTGAGAGCAATAAAAATGAGCAAACAGATTCTTTAGCTAGCCTGCAGAGAATGCGCGATGAGCAAGTTGAAAATAATCAAAAATTAGCTGAAGAGCGTGATAAACGTACCAAAGCATTACGTGAACTAAAGCAAGATATTAACTATCAATCGGTGCGTTTAGCACAACTTGGCGATGCAGAGAAAAAACTTAAAAAACAATTAAAGAAACAGCGCGAGGCACGCGCAGAAAAAGAGTTAGCAGCCGCGAAAGCAAAAGCGACTAAACAGATGACACCAAAGAGTGAGGATAAAAGCCACTCCAAAATTGCGACACTGAAAGGACAATTAAAATGGCCTATTCGTGGTAAGGTACTTGCTAGTTTTGGTAGCCAACGTAGCGACCAAGTAAAATGGAAAGGTATTTCAATCGCAGCCAATGAGGGTGAAAAAGTACGCGCAGTCGCAACGGGCCGTGTTTTATTTGCTGGATATTTTAAAGGCTACGGCATGGTTATCGCACTCGACCATAGTGATGATTACATTACGCTATATGGTTACAATCAAGCATTACTACAAGAAACTGGTGACATTGTTTTTCAGGGCGATGCTATTGCATTAGCAGGACACAGTGGTGGACAAGACAAAAATAGCCTTTACTTTGAGCTAAGTCATAAAGGTAAAGCGCAGGACCCAATGTCATGGCTTGAGCCTCGTAGACGTTAA
- a CDS encoding transcriptional repressor, giving the protein MHNALLERAIKICSEKKLRFTAIRQRVFLLMLEQQGAVSAYDLLEQLQKHDRSAKPPTIYRALDFLLENHFIHRIESLNAYLKCEHFGCEHPMQLLICEKCKQVIELSDPVIDNAFSDQAQQSGFKITNKILEAHGICHNCLYN; this is encoded by the coding sequence ATGCATAACGCTTTATTAGAACGTGCTATAAAAATTTGCTCAGAAAAAAAATTACGTTTTACGGCCATTCGCCAACGTGTATTTTTACTGATGTTGGAGCAACAAGGTGCCGTCAGTGCCTACGATTTACTCGAGCAGTTACAAAAGCATGACAGAAGCGCGAAACCGCCAACCATTTATCGCGCTTTGGACTTTTTACTTGAGAACCATTTTATTCACAGAATTGAGTCACTAAACGCTTATTTGAAATGTGAACATTTTGGCTGCGAGCATCCCATGCAATTACTTATCTGCGAAAAATGTAAACAAGTGATAGAGCTGAGCGATCCTGTGATAGATAACGCATTTTCTGATCAAGCGCAGCAGTCCGGGTTTAAAATAACTAATAAAATTTTAGAAGCACATGGTATTTGCCATAACTGCCTCTATAATTAG